The following proteins are co-located in the Primulina tabacum isolate GXHZ01 chromosome 11, ASM2559414v2, whole genome shotgun sequence genome:
- the LOC142519862 gene encoding uncharacterized protein LOC142519862 — protein MHRYFPPTKITQLRNEITSFRQRDGESLNSAWARFKKMFRMCPRHGFSIGQQVETFYYGVDPSVRSMLDAAANESLYRKTPTAALEIISNMAESNMGWQDNRREKKVGFLEMDALTAITAKLDGLTHQMTQLQAQKSIPVKSVNQIQGSAEMVGGSSSDMPFMPDMSCEGIQYFGGDSVNYVGNQGRQQYNPYSFSYNPGWRNHPNFGWRPSENSVEPLHFNPPQHPTQQKPPQQPPKPPQGAGPSMPPGFKPQDSKSNLEDMLAKYITGNEMRWQNHDAMMQRVETQLGQLATQMATRAPGTLPSDTEKNPKCVNAVTVTSPIKQEVIDVEGDVKEKELSKQRSEDAREKGKSLNSNSNIDINSLPFSQRAKQLQLDTQFSKFPEIFKKLHINIPFAEALAQMPSYAKFLKEILSNKRKLVDFETVKLSEECSAILQNKLPPKLKYPGSFSIPCTIGTSNFSKALCDLGASINLMPYLCFEKLKIGEVKPTTISLQLADRSIKYPRGVVEYVLVKVDKFIFPVDFVVLDMAEDREIPLILGRPFLATGKALIDVQKGELVLRLNDESVVFNVFQSIKYPNDTSDCFRIDATDELVEYGLQELIGEDPLEICLTDSCPGELENEDIKEYMQYLEAGRPISKTVNSRIGELGHIPKPLKSSIEEAPILEMKPLPSHFKYLFLLDNNKLPVIVSSTLTGMEEEKLLRVLRDNIKAIGWSIADIKGISSSMCMHKILMEADHKTSTQPQRRLNPAMQEVVKKEVIKLLDAGIIYPISDSRWVSPVQVVPKKGGITVVEE, from the coding sequence ATGCACAGGTATTTTCCCCCAACTAAGATTACACAGTTGAGAAACGAAATCACATCATTTAGACAGAGAGATGGGGAATCACTGAATTCAGCATGGGCGAGGTTTAAGAAGATGTTCAGGATGTGCCCGAGACATGGCTTTTCAATAGGCCAGCAGGTTGAGACATTCTATTATGGGGTGGATCCTTCTGTGAGATCTATGCTCGATGCGGCAGCAAACGAAAGCTTATACAGGAAAACGCCAACCGCAGCACTTGAAATCATCTCGAATATGGCAGAAAGCAATATGGGTTGGCAAGATAACCGAAGGGAGAAGAAGGTCGGATTCCTTGAGATGGATGCTTTAACAGCGATTACAGCGAAACTTGATGGATTGACACATCAGATGACACAGTTACAAGCACAGAAGTCAATACCAGTCAagtcagtgaatcagattcaagGAAGTGCTGAAATGGTTGGTGGTTCATCTAGTGACATGCCATTCATGCCAGATATGTCTTGTGAGGGAATACAGTACTTTGGAGGGGATTCAGTAAATTATGTGGGAAACCAGGGTCGTCAGCAATATAATCCATACAGTTTCTCATATAATCCGGGTTGGAGGAATCATCCGAATTTTGGGTGGAGACCGTCAGAAAATTCTGTTGAGCCACTACATTTTAATCCTCCACAACATCCTACACAGCAAAAGCCTCCTCAGCAACCACCTAAACCTCCGCAAGGTGCTGGACCTTCTATGCCACCCGGTTTCAAGCCACAGGATAGCAAGTCAAACCTTGAGGACATGCTTGCAAAGTACATAACCGGGAATGAGATGAGATGGCAAAACCATGATGCCATGATGCAAAGAGTGGAGACGCAACTAGGACAATTAGCGACACAAATGGCTACACGAGCTCCGGGTACACTACCTAGTGACACGGAAAAGAATCCAAAATGTGTCAATGCAGTCACGGTGACGTCTCCCATAAAGCAGGAAGTGATCGATGTTGAAGGCGATGTGAAGGAGAAGGAATTATCCAAGCAAAGGTCAGAGGACGCAAGGGAGAAAGGTAAGTCTCTGAACTCAAACTccaatattgatattaattcaCTCCCTTTTTCCCAAAGAGCTAAGCAACTGCAATTGGAtactcaattttcaaaatttcctgaGATTTTCAAAAAGCTGCATATAAATATCCCATTTGCAGAAGCTTTAGCTCAAATGCCCTCATATGCAAAATTTCTTAAAGAGATTTTATCAAACAAGAGGAAATTGGTTGACTTTGAGACAGTTAAGCTTTCGGAGGAATGTTCTgcaattttacaaaataaactCCCTCCAAAGCTTAAGTATCCAGGTAGTTTCTCTATCCCTTGTACTATTGGAACTTCGAATTTTAGTAAAGCCTTGTGTGACTTAGGTGCAAGCATTAACTTGATGCCATACTTATGTTTTGAGAAGCTGAAAATAGGTGAAGTGAAGCCAACTACAATTTCCCTACAGTTAGCTGATAGATCAATTAAATATCCTAGGGGAGTTGTAGAGTATGTGTTAGTAAAGGTTGACAAGTTCATTTTTCCGGTTGATTTTGTTGTGTTGGATATGGCAGAGGATCGTGAGATTCCTCTTATTTTAGGAAGACCGTTTTTAGCCACTGGGAAAGCTCTGATAGATGTACAAAAGGGTGAGTTGGTGTTGAGACTGAATGATGAGAGTGTGGTGTTTAATGTTTTTCAGTCCATCAAATATCCTAATGATACATCTGattgttttagaattgatgctACTGACGAGCTTGTTGAGTATGGTTTGCAGGAATTGATAGGTGAAGATCCTTTGGAGATTTGTTTGACTGATTCATGTCCAGGAGAGTTGGAAAATGAGGATATTAAGGAATACATGCAGTATCTGGAAGCAGGCAGACCAATTTCCAAGACGGTAAATTCTAGGATTGGGGAGCTTGGGCATATCCCAAAACCTTTAAAGTCATCCATCGAAGAAGCCCCAATCCTAGAGATGAAACCTCTTCCTTCGCACTTCAAATATCTGTTTTTGCTTGATAATAATAAATTGCCAGTAATTGTTTCATCTACGTTGACAGGTATGGAGGAAGAAAAGCTGCTGCGAGTCTTGAGAGATAACATCAAAGCCATAGGTTGGAGTATTGCAGACATAAAGGGGATCAGCTCCTCCatgtgcatgcacaaaattctgaTGGAGGCCGACCACAAGACATCCACCCAACCTCAAAGACGTCTAAACCCGGCTATGCAAGAGGTGGTGAAGAAAGAGGTGATAAAGCTACTGGACGCAGGTATTATTTACCCGATTTCTGATAGTAGGTGGGTTAGTCCAGTGCAAGTTGTTCCGAAAAAAGGTGGGATCACTGTTGTCGAagaatga